The Nitrospira sp. genome contains a region encoding:
- the rimM gene encoding 16S rRNA processing protein RimM, whose translation MVNELETVTVGQIERPFGVKGEVKVRSLSDVPGRLEGLRRVSLVAKDGQILETSVTHVRRAGAGYILGLAGVTTPEGAGLWRGGFIRTTRGAVPALPDGQYYECDLVGLAVHTEEGRLIGVLEDILEVPGNPVFVVRQGDKEILIPAAKELVLAVDLPARRMTVRLVDGLGE comes from the coding sequence ATGGTGAATGAACTGGAAACTGTGACGGTGGGACAGATCGAGCGGCCCTTCGGCGTCAAAGGGGAAGTGAAGGTTCGATCGCTCTCCGATGTGCCTGGCCGGCTTGAAGGGTTGAGAAGAGTCAGCCTCGTGGCAAAGGACGGACAGATTCTGGAGACCAGCGTCACGCATGTGAGGCGGGCCGGGGCAGGATATATTCTTGGGTTGGCTGGTGTGACTACGCCGGAGGGGGCGGGCCTTTGGCGCGGAGGATTCATTCGGACGACTCGCGGAGCCGTGCCCGCGCTCCCGGATGGGCAATACTATGAGTGTGACCTGGTCGGTCTTGCCGTCCACACTGAAGAGGGGCGGCTGATCGGTGTTCTGGAAGACATTCTGGAAGTGCCGGGAAATCCCGTATTCGTTGTTCGTCAAGGAGACAAAGAGATCTTGATCCCGGCGGCAAAAGAATTGGTCCTTGCCGTCGATCTTCCGGCTCGCAGGATGACGGTTCGTTTAGTCGACGGATTGGGTGAATAG
- the uvrB gene encoding excinuclease ABC subunit UvrB, with translation MMPPFRLEAPFKPCGDQPEAIARLTSGVQTGKKHQVLLGVTGSGKTFTMASVVERVQKPTLVLVHNKTLAGQLYQEFKQFFPDNAVEYFVSYYDYYQPEAYIPQSDTYIAKDASINDAIDQMRHSATTELLQRNDVLIVSSVSCIYGLGSPEVYHDMLIYLEEGTETRREKILSKLVEIQYERNDVDFHRGTFRARGDVIEIFPASSEAKSVRIELFGDVVDAIHEIDPLTGKSLGKLPKIAIYPNTHYLIAPDRYERAITGIEDELDERTAFFKKAGRHVEAQRIEQRTKFDLEMIRAMGYCHGIENYSRHLSGRLPGEAPPTLLDYFPKDFLLIVDESHATIPQVGGMYEGDYSRKRTLVEYGFRLPSAVDNRPLKFSEFQNCLNQVVYVSATPGSYELEHAGSDVIEQIVRPTGLMDPRIEVVPAKGQVDHLLGQVRAEVARGGRVLVTTLTKRMAEDLTEYYHDLGVKVRYLHSDIKTLERAEIVRDLRRGEFDVLVGINLLREGLDLPEVSLVAILDADKEGYLRSYRALIQTAGRAARNLDGRVIFYGDAVTDSMQQAIEETGRRRGIQAEYNRVHDITPVGIVKSIPSLEYAVAEMDYVRLDVAAESVAQYGAAESMDQVIERLETEMKAAAKELAFERAAELRNQIRSLRLQALNAKS, from the coding sequence GTGATGCCACCCTTTAGACTAGAGGCTCCATTCAAGCCCTGCGGGGATCAGCCGGAAGCCATCGCCAGGCTGACGTCCGGGGTGCAGACGGGAAAGAAGCACCAAGTACTGCTCGGAGTGACGGGTTCCGGCAAGACTTTTACGATGGCGAGTGTCGTTGAACGTGTTCAAAAACCCACGCTGGTACTGGTCCATAATAAAACGTTAGCCGGTCAACTCTATCAAGAATTCAAGCAGTTCTTTCCGGATAACGCGGTTGAGTATTTCGTGAGCTATTACGATTATTATCAGCCAGAAGCCTATATCCCGCAGAGTGATACGTATATCGCAAAGGATGCCTCCATTAACGATGCCATCGATCAGATGCGTCATTCCGCGACGACCGAGCTCTTACAGCGGAACGATGTTCTGATCGTATCCTCGGTGTCCTGTATCTACGGACTCGGGTCGCCGGAGGTGTACCATGACATGCTGATCTATTTGGAGGAGGGCACCGAGACGAGGCGAGAAAAGATCCTCTCGAAGCTGGTGGAGATACAATACGAACGCAACGACGTAGACTTCCATCGTGGAACGTTTCGCGCGCGCGGAGATGTCATCGAAATTTTCCCTGCTTCGTCGGAAGCGAAGTCGGTGCGTATCGAACTCTTCGGGGATGTCGTCGACGCCATCCACGAAATCGATCCGCTTACCGGCAAATCGTTGGGCAAGCTTCCCAAGATCGCCATCTATCCGAATACCCATTACCTCATCGCTCCCGATCGCTATGAGCGGGCCATCACCGGCATCGAGGACGAACTCGACGAACGAACGGCGTTTTTCAAGAAAGCCGGGCGACATGTGGAAGCCCAACGCATCGAGCAGCGCACCAAGTTCGACCTCGAAATGATCCGCGCCATGGGCTATTGCCACGGGATCGAAAACTACTCCCGTCATCTCAGCGGCCGGTTGCCGGGTGAGGCGCCTCCCACGTTGTTGGACTATTTCCCGAAGGATTTTCTGTTGATCGTCGACGAGTCTCACGCGACCATTCCCCAAGTTGGGGGAATGTACGAAGGAGATTACTCCAGGAAACGGACGTTAGTGGAGTACGGATTTCGGCTTCCGTCGGCTGTCGATAACCGCCCGTTGAAGTTTTCTGAGTTCCAGAATTGTCTCAATCAGGTTGTGTATGTGTCCGCAACCCCCGGCTCATACGAACTCGAGCATGCCGGCTCCGATGTGATCGAACAAATCGTTCGCCCAACCGGTCTCATGGATCCGCGGATCGAAGTCGTGCCTGCCAAGGGACAGGTGGACCATCTGCTTGGTCAGGTCCGCGCGGAAGTGGCGAGAGGGGGCAGGGTGCTTGTGACAACCTTGACGAAGCGCATGGCGGAAGACCTGACGGAGTATTACCACGACCTGGGAGTCAAAGTGCGCTATCTGCATTCCGACATCAAGACGCTTGAGCGAGCCGAGATCGTGCGCGACCTGCGCCGCGGTGAATTTGACGTGCTGGTGGGGATTAATTTGTTGCGGGAAGGTCTTGATCTTCCCGAGGTGAGCCTGGTGGCCATCCTGGACGCCGATAAGGAAGGCTATTTGCGCTCGTACCGTGCATTGATTCAAACAGCGGGGCGAGCCGCGCGCAACCTCGACGGACGGGTGATTTTTTATGGGGATGCTGTGACGGATTCAATGCAACAGGCCATCGAAGAAACAGGCCGCCGCCGCGGAATCCAAGCCGAGTATAACCGCGTCCACGACATTACCCCTGTCGGTATCGTCAAAAGTATTCCATCCTTGGAATATGCGGTCGCCGAGATGGATTATGTGCGGCTGGATGTCGCCGCCGAATCAGTAGCGCAGTATGGGGCGGCGGAATCGATGGATCAGGTCATCGAGCGGCTCGAGACAGAGATGAAAGCCGCCGCCAAAGAATTGGCCTTTGAACGGGCTGCGGAGTTACGTAACCAGATTCGGTCGTTGCGATTGCAGGCGTTGAACGCGAAGTCTTAG
- a CDS encoding DUF3147 domain-containing protein: MSDLMKYAIYFLLGGSIVSFSTYLGSQGKSFLAAMVSTFPAITGVTFILLYASGGGATTVDYAKNLLWFVPPWTVYVLAMITGIPRLGFWPAMAGSLVLYVGCIGLVKVILK; encoded by the coding sequence GTGAGTGATCTTATGAAGTATGCGATCTACTTTCTACTGGGCGGCTCCATCGTCAGCTTCTCCACATATCTTGGCTCGCAAGGCAAGTCGTTCTTGGCCGCCATGGTCAGCACCTTTCCCGCCATCACCGGCGTAACATTTATCCTGCTGTATGCGAGCGGCGGCGGCGCAACGACGGTTGATTACGCGAAGAACTTACTATGGTTTGTTCCACCGTGGACGGTCTATGTCCTCGCCATGATCACGGGTATCCCTCGCCTCGGCTTCTGGCCTGCGATGGCTGGATCCCTGGTCCTCTATGTCGGATGCATCGGGCTGGTGAAGGTGATCTTGAAGTGA
- a CDS encoding DUF4321 domain-containing protein, with amino-acid sequence MRKSPWVLLIFVLIGGLLGGILGEILHVMAPQGTIQSIFSTHFTPGISPPLTIDLVLIKLVLGFNIKVNILSILGMFIGIYLYKHV; translated from the coding sequence GTGAGAAAATCGCCCTGGGTTCTTCTCATTTTCGTGCTGATCGGAGGGCTGCTTGGTGGGATACTCGGGGAGATTCTCCACGTCATGGCGCCTCAAGGCACCATCCAAAGCATTTTTTCAACTCATTTCACCCCCGGTATCAGCCCTCCACTTACCATCGACCTGGTCCTGATCAAACTCGTATTAGGATTCAATATTAAAGTCAACATCCTCAGCATCCTCGGCATGTTCATCGGGATCTATCTCTATAAGCACGTCTAA
- the ffh gene encoding signal recognition particle protein has translation MLDALSEKFEKILKKLRGQGVLTEQNITEALKEVRFALLEADVNFKIVKEFIDRVRQKAIGQEVLQSLTPGHQVVKVVWDELREMMGHERARLALSSNPPTVVMMVGLQGAGKTTTCGKLAHLFKNQGKRVLLVAADPRRPAAGEQLSALGRDLGVEVHRADHAQASQADVVRICRAGVDRGQEQGFDLVILDTGGRLHIDDELMGELVAVKTAVTPHEVLLVADAMTGQDAVMMAGQFDQKIGLTGVILTKVEGDARGGAVLSIRATTGKPIKFLGVGEKLDALEPFHPDRMASRILGMGDVLSLIEKAQESFTREQAEEAQKRLTSNTFTLEDFRTQLGQMNRLGSFEQILGMLPGGQKLKQAIEGDKPEREIGRVVAVIDSMTARERRDHTIINGSRKKRIARGSGTTVQDVNRLIKQFLSAKKLAKAMTGAGGRRQLAQLMRSR, from the coding sequence ATGCTTGATGCGCTGAGCGAGAAGTTTGAAAAAATCCTGAAGAAGCTGCGTGGGCAGGGTGTGCTCACGGAGCAGAACATTACCGAAGCGTTGAAGGAGGTGCGCTTTGCGCTTCTTGAAGCAGACGTCAACTTCAAAATTGTCAAAGAGTTCATTGATCGTGTCCGTCAAAAGGCCATTGGACAGGAGGTTCTGCAGAGTCTGACTCCCGGGCATCAGGTCGTCAAGGTTGTCTGGGATGAGTTGCGGGAGATGATGGGGCATGAGCGGGCTAGGCTTGCGCTGAGCTCCAATCCGCCGACCGTGGTGATGATGGTCGGATTGCAAGGCGCCGGGAAAACGACAACCTGCGGCAAGCTGGCTCATCTCTTTAAGAACCAAGGTAAACGAGTGTTGTTGGTTGCGGCTGATCCACGCAGGCCTGCAGCCGGCGAGCAATTGAGCGCCCTCGGTCGGGATCTCGGCGTGGAGGTTCATCGCGCTGATCATGCGCAGGCATCCCAGGCCGATGTCGTGCGTATCTGCCGCGCGGGGGTTGATCGAGGACAAGAACAGGGCTTCGACCTCGTCATTCTGGATACCGGAGGGCGGTTGCATATCGATGACGAGTTAATGGGCGAACTGGTCGCCGTGAAAACAGCCGTGACTCCTCATGAAGTGCTGTTGGTCGCCGATGCGATGACCGGTCAGGATGCGGTGATGATGGCCGGCCAATTTGACCAGAAGATCGGGTTGACCGGCGTCATTTTGACCAAGGTCGAAGGTGATGCGCGCGGAGGGGCGGTCTTGTCCATTCGTGCCACGACCGGCAAGCCTATCAAGTTTCTGGGTGTCGGCGAGAAATTGGACGCCCTTGAGCCGTTTCATCCGGACCGAATGGCCTCCCGCATTCTCGGGATGGGCGATGTGCTGTCGCTCATTGAAAAAGCCCAAGAGAGCTTCACCCGGGAGCAAGCCGAGGAAGCCCAGAAGCGGCTGACCAGCAATACATTCACCCTCGAGGATTTTCGCACGCAGCTCGGACAGATGAATCGACTGGGCTCATTCGAGCAGATTCTGGGCATGCTCCCTGGCGGGCAAAAGTTAAAGCAGGCAATCGAAGGGGACAAGCCGGAGCGGGAAATCGGACGTGTGGTAGCCGTGATCGATTCGATGACCGCGCGGGAACGCCGCGATCATACGATCATCAATGGAAGCCGCAAGAAGCGAATCGCTCGCGGCAGTGGGACGACCGTGCAGGACGTGAATCGGCTCATCAAGCAATTCTTGTCCGCGAAGAAGTTGGCAAAGGCGATGACCGGTGCGGGGGGGCGACGACAGCTTGCCCAACTCATGCGCTCCCGGTAG
- a CDS encoding M28 family peptidase, with protein sequence MADIRTLSGPSFNGRQSGTKDDHESARWVAQEFLSAGLRLPNIRNGPLILPFIEDKKGNFLGAMATLVPTVTIAPDPILKIGTTSTLSAKQVGADYFPIFDSPSADIQAQIVFVGYGIVDPAQGIDDYAGIDVNNCIVLFLRGKPDHYQRPVSHADKVRVARDHGAIGYLMATGPILHPYEARKGVTGNPSAFYGQLPLDQAIPGAWISTPLAQEILAESNGEIPDRLRAFQEKLNHTPASQAVPTGKFASLQWKTTTTEGALINVVGMIPGTGTDAVIIGAHRDHFGRAGGVLFPGADDNASGTAVILEVARALAKAELRPSRTIFFVSFSGEERDLLGSRLYTSRPLVPLSATKAMINIDHAGIGNGRLTVGVTGIEKDVLLETGKAAGVHDKLDLYGFFPGGDHVPFKEAGVPTVTVVSGGVHPHFHQPTDTADTIDPEILRTVSRYVLAVTWRLAYEP encoded by the coding sequence ATGGCGGACATTCGGACACTCAGCGGTCCCTCATTCAATGGACGGCAGAGTGGCACGAAGGATGATCACGAATCAGCGCGATGGGTGGCACAAGAGTTTCTCTCGGCTGGATTGCGGCTGCCGAACATTCGTAATGGCCCACTGATATTGCCCTTCATAGAGGATAAAAAAGGCAACTTTTTAGGGGCTATGGCCACCCTCGTACCCACCGTGACGATTGCACCGGACCCAATACTGAAGATCGGCACCACAAGCACCTTATCCGCAAAACAGGTCGGTGCCGATTACTTCCCTATTTTTGACTCTCCATCCGCGGACATCCAAGCCCAGATCGTCTTCGTCGGATACGGCATCGTCGATCCTGCTCAAGGCATCGACGACTATGCGGGTATCGACGTGAACAATTGCATCGTCTTGTTTTTGCGGGGCAAGCCGGATCATTACCAGCGTCCCGTCAGCCATGCCGACAAGGTTCGAGTCGCCCGGGATCACGGGGCGATAGGCTATCTCATGGCCACCGGACCAATCCTTCACCCCTATGAGGCTCGAAAAGGCGTCACGGGAAATCCCAGCGCGTTCTATGGACAATTGCCTCTTGATCAGGCTATTCCAGGTGCATGGATCAGCACACCCCTAGCCCAAGAGATTCTTGCGGAGTCCAACGGAGAGATTCCGGATCGTCTACGCGCTTTTCAAGAAAAACTGAACCACACCCCTGCGTCACAAGCCGTCCCGACCGGCAAATTTGCCTCGCTTCAGTGGAAGACGACGACCACGGAAGGGGCCTTGATCAATGTAGTGGGGATGATCCCTGGAACCGGAACGGACGCGGTGATTATCGGGGCTCATCGTGATCACTTCGGTCGCGCAGGAGGCGTGCTCTTTCCGGGAGCAGATGATAACGCCTCCGGAACAGCCGTGATCTTGGAGGTGGCACGGGCTCTGGCGAAAGCCGAGCTGCGTCCATCCCGAACGATCTTCTTTGTCTCGTTTAGCGGCGAAGAACGCGATCTTCTTGGCTCGCGCTTGTATACCTCACGACCACTTGTCCCGCTCAGCGCAACGAAAGCCATGATCAACATCGACCATGCCGGTATAGGAAACGGACGGCTCACCGTAGGCGTGACTGGAATTGAAAAGGATGTCCTGCTGGAAACAGGGAAGGCTGCCGGAGTTCACGACAAACTGGATCTGTACGGATTTTTCCCCGGAGGCGATCATGTGCCGTTCAAGGAAGCCGGCGTGCCGACGGTCACCGTGGTCAGCGGCGGCGTGCATCCGCATTTTCACCAACCGACGGATACCGCCGACACCATCGATCCGGAAATTCTAAGAACCGTTTCTCGCTATGTATTGGCAGTGACCTGGCGTCTTGCCTATGAACCGTGA
- a CDS encoding CPBP family intramembrane metalloprotease → MTSGLGRPAHSFATSMGAALSLLPIGATFGYYGLPESFREELLVQFMPQLLAYAGLGLWAAYATQPLIQLGLEKKTVRNGVRWGALTGLLLGGLNTFVILAVYPLLGYDITFLKQTPHGRLPIPLMVPWLICGIALFVELNFRGFLLARLAELESHWWAADSRRRMAPLALIASTLTFAFDPFMVNTFRYLHWIALWDGLIWGSIWLRTRNLWMTIVAHAVEVIILYSAVRAAIG, encoded by the coding sequence ATGACCTCCGGACTAGGTCGGCCGGCTCACAGTTTTGCTACCAGTATGGGAGCAGCCTTGTCGCTGCTCCCCATCGGCGCCACGTTCGGATACTACGGTCTTCCTGAGTCGTTCAGAGAAGAACTCCTCGTCCAATTCATGCCGCAGTTGCTCGCCTATGCGGGACTCGGTCTCTGGGCTGCATATGCTACACAGCCCCTCATACAGCTCGGGCTGGAAAAGAAAACGGTACGGAACGGGGTCCGGTGGGGAGCCTTAACGGGACTGTTGCTCGGCGGTCTAAATACGTTCGTGATTCTGGCCGTCTATCCCCTTCTTGGTTACGACATCACGTTCTTGAAGCAGACGCCTCATGGTCGGCTTCCCATCCCCCTCATGGTGCCATGGCTGATCTGCGGCATTGCTCTGTTCGTGGAGTTGAACTTCCGCGGTTTTCTCCTGGCGCGTCTCGCGGAACTCGAATCGCACTGGTGGGCCGCCGATTCAAGACGACGTATGGCGCCTCTTGCGCTCATCGCCAGCACGCTCACGTTTGCATTTGACCCGTTCATGGTCAATACTTTTCGGTACCTTCATTGGATCGCGCTCTGGGATGGGCTCATCTGGGGAAGCATCTGGCTCAGAACGCGCAATCTCTGGATGACGATCGTGGCGCATGCGGTCGAAGTCATCATCTTGTACAGTGCGGTCAGGGCCGCCATAGGGTGA
- a CDS encoding RNA-binding protein: protein MGAKIYVGGLPYSTTEQQLSDLFAAHGSVASARIITDKFTGQSRGFGFVEMSSDGEAQAAISALNGTQLGGRTLTVNEARPQEPRSGGGGRGGFGGGRG from the coding sequence ATGGGTGCGAAGATCTATGTCGGTGGACTACCGTATTCAACGACCGAGCAACAATTAAGCGATTTGTTTGCGGCGCACGGGTCCGTCGCCTCAGCGCGGATTATTACGGACAAGTTTACCGGGCAGTCGCGAGGGTTTGGATTTGTCGAAATGTCGTCCGACGGCGAAGCGCAGGCAGCGATTTCTGCCTTGAATGGTACGCAGCTTGGCGGTCGCACCCTGACGGTCAACGAAGCTCGTCCTCAGGAACCCCGTTCCGGTGGAGGAGGGCGTGGAGGTTTCGGAGGGGGTCGCGGGTAA
- the rpsP gene encoding 30S ribosomal protein S16, with amino-acid sequence MAVHLRLARTGRHKRPMYRLVAADSRKARDGRFLEILGIFDPLKDAGLPELKQERVLTWLRHGAQPTVTVRTLLRRAGVWKQFEAEKAAQKKAPAAS; translated from the coding sequence GTGGCTGTACATTTGAGATTAGCTCGAACTGGGCGTCATAAACGCCCGATGTATCGGTTGGTAGCGGCTGATTCGCGCAAGGCGCGCGACGGGCGTTTCCTCGAGATCCTGGGAATCTTCGATCCATTGAAAGATGCCGGTCTGCCGGAGCTGAAGCAGGAGCGTGTCCTCACCTGGCTTCGGCACGGCGCTCAACCCACGGTGACCGTGCGGACCTTGTTGCGCCGGGCGGGCGTGTGGAAACAGTTCGAGGCTGAAAAAGCCGCTCAGAAAAAGGCGCCTGCTGCATCCTGA
- the trmD gene encoding tRNA (guanosine(37)-N1)-methyltransferase TrmD, giving the protein MLRFEVLTLFPGMFAPVLAHSMLKRGQDKGLLNVKVHNLRDFTTDRHKIVDDMPYGGGAGMVMKAEPILLAVEAVRSDAQSSGEDIRLLFPTPHGRPLTQDYAQQLAGESRRIVILCGHYEGVDERVRLALAPEEVSLGDYVLTGGELPALVLIDAAARLVPGVLGDPSSVLEESFSDSLLEYPHYTRPAEVGGVGVPDVLLSGHHEAIRVWRRKEALRSTYLRRPDLLKDRTFTSEDRQLLDELMNEGLLTAPVLRREEG; this is encoded by the coding sequence ATGTTGCGGTTTGAGGTTCTGACATTGTTTCCGGGGATGTTCGCACCGGTCTTGGCCCACAGTATGCTCAAGCGGGGCCAAGACAAGGGGCTGCTCAATGTGAAGGTGCATAATTTGCGGGACTTCACGACGGATCGTCACAAGATAGTCGATGATATGCCGTATGGAGGTGGGGCCGGCATGGTCATGAAAGCCGAGCCGATTCTTCTGGCGGTTGAGGCGGTCCGGAGCGACGCGCAATCGAGCGGAGAGGACATTCGGCTGCTGTTTCCGACTCCCCATGGCCGCCCTCTTACACAGGACTATGCGCAGCAGTTGGCCGGGGAGTCTCGCCGAATTGTCATTCTGTGCGGGCACTATGAGGGAGTGGATGAGCGTGTACGCCTGGCGTTGGCTCCTGAGGAAGTTTCGCTCGGAGATTATGTGTTGACGGGAGGTGAATTGCCGGCCCTCGTGTTGATCGATGCGGCGGCACGGCTCGTTCCCGGTGTGTTAGGTGACCCCAGTTCCGTGCTGGAGGAATCGTTTTCTGATTCGCTGTTGGAGTATCCGCACTACACGAGACCGGCAGAGGTCGGTGGAGTCGGTGTGCCCGACGTGTTGCTGTCGGGCCATCATGAGGCCATTCGGGTGTGGCGCCGCAAAGAGGCGTTACGCAGCACGTATCTCCGCCGTCCCGATCTGCTCAAGGATCGGACGTTTACGAGTGAAGATCGACAGTTGTTGGATGAATTGATGAACGAAGGGCTATTGACGGCCCCGGTATTACGTCGGGAGGAGGGGTAA
- a CDS encoding TolC family protein — MNSRSSTRSYRFAIMMIAGLGGIASPPASWSLDVTQPIPAERREIVSLADAAVHALQSNLDISISRQNRESRLADIIIEQSKFDPNLSINGQYNRTVNPLNRPVFGGTGGSLNQITTFDQRNTSLTVDAQTNLITGGNFDVNYAPARSSVNANVARGFLFNPSWTGGLAFTFTQPLLRNAGIGINKTFIKVAQNNAVVEQHVFRDQVMTVITTVEQTYWELVFANENLKVAQAALKAAEELLATNRAKAKAGVMSIVDVLQAEAAVASRVEQILVAEKAIRDQEDQLRRLLNPGEEDLRVDVRLTPADPPLTMLEPISLQEAIDTAIEQRPEITQAKKNVESGELNKQFARNQLLPTLSFQGTVGLAGLGSDYNDSFTRNFSGDFYNYGAGLVLSYPLGNRAAISSYNKRQLEAKNAEITLTSIRQQIIVGVREAVRRVQTDFKRIETTRSARIMAEKQLQAEQERLKVGLSTTRFVLDFQRDLATAQGNELRAIVDYNKSLSNLARQKATTLDRYHLELS, encoded by the coding sequence ATGAATAGCAGATCCTCAACTCGCTCCTATCGTTTCGCGATCATGATGATCGCCGGCTTAGGAGGCATTGCATCTCCACCCGCCAGCTGGAGCTTGGATGTGACCCAACCGATCCCTGCGGAACGGCGTGAGATCGTCTCGCTGGCCGACGCAGCCGTGCACGCTCTGCAGAGTAATCTCGATATCAGTATCAGCCGCCAGAATCGGGAAAGTCGGTTGGCTGACATTATCATCGAACAATCCAAGTTCGACCCCAACCTGAGTATCAACGGCCAGTACAACCGAACCGTCAACCCGCTCAATCGACCGGTGTTTGGTGGAACCGGCGGCAGCCTCAATCAGATCACAACCTTCGATCAACGCAACACTTCCCTGACGGTCGATGCACAAACCAACCTGATTACAGGCGGCAACTTCGACGTGAACTATGCTCCGGCGCGAAGCAGCGTGAACGCAAACGTCGCAAGGGGATTCCTGTTCAATCCGTCTTGGACAGGCGGCCTGGCATTCACATTCACTCAACCGTTGCTCAGAAACGCCGGTATCGGGATCAACAAGACCTTCATCAAGGTCGCTCAAAACAACGCCGTGGTCGAACAACATGTTTTTCGAGACCAGGTCATGACCGTCATTACCACCGTGGAACAGACCTACTGGGAACTCGTGTTTGCGAACGAGAACCTGAAGGTTGCGCAAGCCGCTTTAAAGGCCGCCGAAGAGCTCTTGGCGACGAACCGCGCCAAGGCCAAGGCCGGCGTCATGTCCATCGTCGATGTGCTGCAAGCAGAAGCCGCGGTCGCGTCGAGAGTGGAACAGATCTTGGTGGCGGAGAAAGCCATTCGCGACCAGGAGGATCAACTGCGGCGACTCTTGAATCCCGGCGAGGAGGACTTGAGGGTAGACGTCCGGCTCACCCCTGCCGATCCCCCCCTCACTATGCTCGAACCCATCAGCCTTCAGGAAGCTATTGATACCGCGATCGAGCAGCGTCCTGAAATCACACAGGCGAAAAAAAACGTCGAGTCAGGCGAACTCAATAAGCAATTCGCGCGCAACCAGTTGCTCCCAACGCTGTCGTTTCAGGGCACGGTCGGACTGGCCGGCCTCGGCAGTGATTACAACGACTCCTTTACGAGAAACTTCAGCGGCGACTTCTATAACTATGGAGCGGGGTTGGTCCTCAGTTACCCGCTCGGCAACCGAGCAGCCATCAGCAGCTACAACAAACGGCAGCTGGAGGCCAAGAACGCCGAAATCACGTTGACCAGCATCCGCCAGCAAATCATCGTCGGGGTTCGCGAAGCGGTGCGCCGGGTCCAGACCGACTTTAAGCGTATCGAAACGACCCGATCGGCGCGCATCATGGCCGAAAAACAGCTGCAAGCCGAGCAGGAGCGCTTGAAAGTCGGGCTCAGCACCACCCGCTTCGTGCTCGATTTCCAACGAGATCTGGCCACTGCGCAGGGCAATGAGTTGCGCGCAATCGTCGACTACAACAAGTCGCTGTCCAATCTTGCGCGACAGAAAGCCACCACGTTGGATCGCTATCACCTCGAATTGTCGTAG
- a CDS encoding ribonuclease Z has protein sequence MNPSFSSYLVNDVFGDPGVYVEIRWSKRALLFDLGHNDGLGPTRLLRAGEIFISHTHMDHFIGFDAVLRVALGRGKTLRLFGPPGLIENVQGKLRGYTWNLVDGYPLTIEVREFHESGIHQASFRATNGFEQPERVRHPVPHVGGPLFTVLEDPMFTVKAVALNHRIPSFAYAIEEQVHVNVNKHKLHEAGLPVGTWLKDVKQHIWEGQPDDFRFTATVCDEHRREEHTFILGELKERFLTISRGQKIAYVVDARYDEENEAKIVALARGADMLYCESPYLDSDAEKARDRYHLTARQAGLMARKALVRDLTVFHFSPRYTGQGEVLEREAMEAFHGSA, from the coding sequence ATGAACCCCTCATTCTCCAGTTATCTGGTGAACGATGTCTTTGGCGACCCAGGCGTCTACGTAGAAATTCGCTGGTCGAAGCGGGCCTTGCTCTTCGATCTCGGACATAACGATGGGCTGGGACCGACCAGATTGCTCAGGGCAGGAGAGATTTTCATCTCACATACCCACATGGATCACTTCATCGGATTTGACGCCGTTCTTCGCGTCGCGCTAGGGCGTGGCAAGACGCTCAGATTATTCGGTCCTCCCGGGTTGATTGAGAACGTGCAAGGCAAGCTGCGGGGCTATACGTGGAATCTTGTGGATGGCTATCCGCTCACGATTGAAGTTCGGGAGTTCCACGAAAGTGGGATCCATCAGGCCTCTTTCCGGGCAACCAACGGGTTCGAACAACCGGAACGAGTCCGCCACCCGGTTCCGCATGTTGGAGGTCCGCTGTTCACGGTACTGGAAGACCCAATGTTTACCGTAAAAGCCGTGGCGTTGAACCATCGCATCCCCTCGTTTGCCTACGCGATCGAGGAGCAGGTCCACGTCAACGTCAATAAACACAAACTGCACGAAGCCGGCTTGCCGGTCGGTACCTGGCTGAAAGACGTCAAGCAACATATATGGGAAGGACAACCCGACGACTTCCGATTCACCGCCACGGTATGCGACGAACATCGTCGGGAAGAGCACACATTCATACTCGGCGAATTGAAGGAACGGTTTCTCACGATCTCACGAGGGCAAAAGATTGCCTACGTGGTCGACGCGCGTTACGACGAGGAGAACGAGGCCAAGATCGTCGCCCTTGCCCGAGGCGCCGACATGTTGTATTGCGAGTCGCCGTATCTGGATAGTGACGCGGAAAAAGCTCGCGACCGGTATCATCTGACCGCGAGACAAGCCGGACTCATGGCCCGTAAGGCTCTCGTCAGAGACCTCACGGTCTTTCATTTTTCACCCCGCTATACCGGCCAGGGAGAGGTACTGGAGAGAGAAGCCATGGAGGCATTCCATGGATCGGCATAA